A section of the Roseovarius sp. W115 genome encodes:
- the dddP gene encoding dimethylsulfonioproprionate lyase DddP translates to MNTHYRDTRKIDPTRGATLGDNTPNDADRIEIGPTQLAFREWEAAGLQLPDLQAMRRYRWERLTKFIQDRDYAGLLVFDPLNIRYASDSTNMQLWNTHNPFRALLVCADGYMVIWDYKNSPFLSTFNPLVREQRSGADLFYFDRGDKVDVAADVFSNEVRLLLEEHAPGNKRLAVDKVMLHGLRALEAQGFEIMEGEELTEKCRAVKGPDEILAMRCASHACETAVAEMERFARESVPSGNTSEDDIWAVLHAENIKRGGEWIETRLLASGPRTNPWFQECGPRIAQNNEIISFDTDLVGSYGICVDISRSWWIGDEKPRPDMIYAMQHAHEHIMTNMEMLKPGVTIPELTANTHVLDDKFQKQKYGCLMHGVGLCDEWPLVAYPDKAVEGAFDYALEPGMTLCVEVLAGEVGGDFSIKLEDQVLITEDGYENLTKYPFDPALMGLT, encoded by the coding sequence ATGAACACGCATTACCGCGACACCCGCAAGATCGACCCCACACGCGGTGCCACGCTTGGGGACAACACTCCCAACGACGCGGACCGAATTGAGATCGGCCCCACCCAACTGGCCTTCCGGGAATGGGAAGCGGCGGGCCTGCAACTGCCAGACCTGCAAGCCATGCGCCGCTACCGTTGGGAGCGTCTGACCAAGTTCATTCAGGATCGCGACTATGCCGGTCTTCTGGTCTTTGACCCGCTCAATATCCGCTACGCCTCTGACAGCACCAACATGCAGCTGTGGAACACCCATAACCCGTTTCGGGCTCTGCTGGTCTGCGCCGATGGCTACATGGTGATCTGGGATTACAAGAACTCTCCTTTCCTCAGCACTTTCAACCCCTTAGTGCGCGAACAACGCTCTGGCGCCGATCTCTTTTACTTTGACCGTGGGGACAAGGTTGATGTGGCCGCAGATGTGTTTTCCAACGAGGTTCGTCTGCTCCTCGAAGAGCACGCCCCCGGCAACAAGCGCCTTGCTGTGGATAAGGTCATGCTGCACGGGTTGCGCGCGCTTGAGGCGCAGGGATTTGAGATCATGGAAGGCGAAGAGCTCACCGAGAAATGCCGTGCTGTCAAAGGCCCCGACGAAATCCTCGCCATGCGTTGTGCCAGCCATGCCTGCGAGACCGCCGTCGCGGAGATGGAACGTTTTGCGCGTGAAAGCGTGCCCTCGGGCAACACATCTGAGGACGACATCTGGGCTGTGCTGCATGCCGAGAACATCAAACGCGGCGGTGAGTGGATCGAAACCCGCCTTCTCGCCTCAGGCCCCCGCACCAACCCCTGGTTCCAGGAATGCGGCCCGCGTATCGCCCAGAACAACGAAATCATTTCCTTTGATACAGACCTCGTCGGCAGCTACGGCATTTGCGTGGACATTTCCCGCAGCTGGTGGATCGGCGATGAGAAGCCCCGCCCTGACATGATCTACGCTATGCAGCACGCGCATGAGCACATCATGACCAATATGGAAATGCTCAAACCAGGCGTCACTATCCCTGAACTCACCGCAAACACCCATGTACTAGACGACAAATTTCAGAAACAGAAATACGGCTGCCTGATGCATGGAGTGGGGCTTTGCGATGAATGGCCTCTCGTGGCTTACCCTGACAAGGCCGTTGAAGGTGCCTTCGACTACGCGCTGGAACCCGGCATGACCCTTTGTGTGGAAGTGCTCGCCGGTGAAGTTGGCGGAGATTTCTCCATTAAGCTGGAAGATCAGGTGCTGATCACCGAAGACGGGTATGAAAACCTGACGAAATACCCGTTTGACCCCGCACTCATGGGCCTGACCTAA
- a CDS encoding calcium-binding protein, which translates to MKVEDDFNGTNRNDRIIVGSGAQNVEGGGGNDRIVSLADAGEPDPAQTDGSDGRVTEAVLAETANDTLTGGDGADRFEFHALIDAKEEVIAQHTNSAGRTNWAKVAGENDNVHDHWVNGFGFDTITDFSKAECDTIEIKGHTATIQSITYGEDEGGAYSLITVISQPGNGGAGGANTATGAHDEDPLGQIKVYGDEVTLDDVKVTNTNDGIDRLYHADAVYGAIDAGVTQEVYTNTDGDNYDGSLYRQRDVVHAGEGSQTIDTGGGNDLIFSYSDGGEPDPAQTDGADGRVNPAVPDGAADDVLAGGQGKDTFAFRLLLNAKEEILEKHTRDDGSVNWRKVAGENDNVHDHWVEGIGNDTILDFSNQDGDKIDIRGHTVEIASITYGEDDGDDFSLIALRSQQGDGGGAHDEDPLGTIKVYGDKVTEDDINVKAKVFYGVDQLDELSDGEATAPASTPEREIVQPQWVAEDPESIDLNFEGTSRWDFIKAGSGSQTVNGGAGGDRFISYGDAGEPDPAQTDGADGRVNPSLSESASDDVFIGGAGGDRFEFHALLNARAEVLAQHTNDRGHVNWRKVAGENDNVHDHWVEGIGNDMIMDYNKSEGDKIVVRGHTVEIADITYGADEGGEFSLVRIISQQGNGGAGGANTETGAHDEDPLGTIKVYGDKVNLEDIKVQASGVFDGVDRLAEADQLAEFNGGVQSFASSTDGEEIITAPASIKTTDHIEIGAGAQTVFAGAGRDYIRVYADAGEPDPAQTDGAEGRINPPVDPSTTNDVISGGQGKDRFTFNMLLNATAVVLAKHTRDDGSINWRKVAGENDAVHDHWVEGIGNDTLLDFSEQDGDQIILRGHTVEIADITYGEDAGGDYSLIAIRSQQGDGGGAHDEDPLGTLKVYGDTVTQENVTVQAKGVFDGIDAFEPIANAPAHQAGTDGSDNLLGTDGADNIHGNRGNDLITAGDGNDFVFGDGGNDILFGGDGNDYLEGGWGRDLLDGGDDNDVLVSTGGIDVMIGGDGADTFGFQGKSKGGTIVDWEAGVDRIDLSRLDEVDEFEDITITQTSDTAATITFVNDKCQEASVDVFSSSAFELTTNNFLI; encoded by the coding sequence ATGAAAGTGGAAGACGACTTCAACGGAACGAATAGAAATGACCGCATTATCGTGGGAAGTGGTGCTCAGAATGTAGAAGGCGGGGGTGGAAATGACAGGATCGTTTCTTTGGCCGATGCTGGAGAACCAGATCCGGCCCAGACCGATGGCTCTGATGGTCGCGTAACCGAGGCTGTTTTAGCAGAGACTGCGAATGATACGCTGACCGGCGGTGACGGTGCGGATCGGTTTGAGTTCCACGCACTCATCGATGCGAAGGAAGAGGTCATTGCCCAGCACACAAATTCCGCTGGGCGCACGAATTGGGCCAAGGTCGCGGGCGAAAATGACAATGTTCACGACCACTGGGTCAATGGGTTTGGCTTCGATACCATCACGGATTTTTCCAAGGCTGAGTGTGACACAATCGAAATCAAAGGACACACGGCAACGATCCAATCCATCACGTATGGCGAGGATGAAGGGGGCGCGTATTCGCTGATCACTGTGATCAGCCAACCGGGCAACGGCGGCGCGGGTGGCGCCAATACAGCCACAGGCGCACATGACGAGGACCCGCTGGGTCAGATCAAAGTCTATGGCGACGAAGTCACACTGGATGATGTGAAGGTGACCAATACCAATGACGGGATTGATCGCCTTTACCACGCCGATGCGGTCTATGGCGCCATTGATGCTGGGGTTACACAGGAGGTTTACACGAACACCGACGGTGACAATTACGACGGGAGCCTCTATCGCCAACGCGACGTGGTGCATGCCGGCGAAGGCAGCCAGACGATTGACACAGGCGGTGGCAATGACCTGATTTTCAGCTATTCGGATGGCGGCGAACCGGATCCCGCGCAAACAGATGGTGCGGACGGCCGTGTTAACCCAGCCGTTCCGGATGGAGCCGCAGATGACGTTTTGGCGGGCGGGCAAGGCAAAGACACATTTGCATTCCGGCTGTTGCTCAATGCCAAGGAAGAAATCCTTGAAAAACACACGCGCGACGATGGCTCAGTTAACTGGCGCAAAGTGGCGGGTGAGAATGACAATGTACACGACCATTGGGTTGAAGGCATTGGCAATGACACGATCCTGGATTTTTCAAATCAGGATGGCGACAAGATCGACATTCGCGGACACACCGTAGAGATTGCGTCAATCACATATGGCGAAGATGACGGGGACGACTTCTCCCTGATCGCGTTGCGGTCGCAACAAGGCGATGGTGGCGGCGCGCATGATGAAGATCCGCTTGGCACAATCAAAGTCTATGGCGACAAGGTCACAGAGGACGACATCAATGTGAAGGCCAAGGTTTTCTATGGTGTGGATCAACTGGATGAGCTCAGCGACGGCGAAGCGACCGCTCCGGCCTCCACGCCCGAGCGTGAAATTGTGCAGCCCCAATGGGTCGCGGAGGATCCAGAAAGCATTGATCTGAATTTCGAAGGCACATCACGCTGGGACTTCATCAAGGCAGGTAGCGGCTCGCAGACGGTCAATGGCGGCGCAGGTGGAGACCGGTTCATTTCTTATGGTGACGCCGGTGAGCCGGACCCTGCCCAAACGGATGGTGCCGACGGCCGGGTCAATCCTTCGCTTTCCGAAAGTGCTTCGGATGACGTCTTTATCGGTGGTGCCGGGGGAGATCGATTTGAATTTCATGCGCTTTTGAATGCGCGCGCAGAAGTTCTTGCGCAGCACACCAATGATCGCGGTCACGTCAACTGGCGCAAAGTGGCTGGTGAGAATGACAATGTGCATGATCACTGGGTCGAAGGCATCGGCAATGACATGATCATGGACTACAACAAGTCCGAAGGTGACAAGATCGTCGTGCGCGGTCACACGGTCGAGATTGCCGACATCACCTATGGTGCAGATGAAGGTGGGGAGTTTTCCCTTGTTCGTATCATCAGTCAACAGGGTAATGGCGGCGCCGGGGGTGCCAACACCGAAACTGGCGCGCATGACGAAGACCCGCTTGGCACGATCAAGGTCTATGGCGACAAGGTCAATTTAGAGGACATCAAGGTCCAGGCCTCGGGCGTTTTCGACGGTGTCGACCGGCTTGCCGAGGCCGATCAACTCGCTGAGTTCAATGGAGGTGTGCAAAGCTTTGCGTCCTCCACCGACGGCGAAGAGATCATCACGGCACCAGCAAGCATCAAGACAACGGACCACATCGAAATCGGAGCTGGCGCGCAAACCGTGTTTGCCGGCGCAGGGCGCGACTACATTCGCGTATATGCCGATGCGGGCGAACCGGATCCGGCGCAAACCGATGGGGCCGAGGGTCGGATCAACCCACCCGTTGACCCCTCCACGACAAATGACGTGATATCCGGAGGGCAAGGCAAGGACCGGTTCACGTTTAATATGTTGCTCAACGCGACGGCCGTAGTACTTGCGAAACACACCAGAGACGATGGCTCTATCAACTGGCGCAAAGTTGCAGGCGAAAACGATGCAGTGCATGACCACTGGGTTGAAGGCATCGGGAATGACACCTTGCTTGATTTCTCTGAACAGGATGGGGACCAGATCATTTTGCGTGGCCATACTGTTGAGATTGCGGACATCACTTATGGCGAGGATGCGGGTGGTGACTACTCTTTGATCGCCATTCGCTCTCAACAAGGCGATGGCGGCGGTGCGCATGACGAGGATCCACTCGGCACGCTTAAAGTGTATGGCGACACAGTCACCCAGGAGAATGTTACGGTCCAAGCCAAGGGCGTATTCGACGGGATCGATGCGTTTGAACCTATTGCAAACGCCCCTGCCCATCAGGCCGGAACGGATGGTTCAGACAACCTTTTGGGCACGGATGGGGCCGACAACATTCACGGCAATCGCGGCAATGACCTGATCACCGCCGGTGACGGCAACGATTTTGTCTTTGGTGATGGCGGCAATGACATCCTGTTTGGCGGGGACGGAAACGACTACCTCGAGGGCGGATGGGGCCGAGACCTGTTGGATGGCGGAGATGACAACGATGTTCTGGTGTCAACCGGGGGCATTGACGTAATGATTGGCGGCGATGGTGCAGACACCTTTGGGTTCCAGGGCAAAAGCAAAGGCGGCACGATTGTTGATTGGGAAGCGGGCGTTGATCGAATTGATCTATCTCGTCTTGATGAAGTGGATGAATTCGAAGACATCACCATCACCCAAACGTCTGACACGGCGGCCACAATTACATTTGTGAATGACAAATGCCAAGAGGCGTCAGTGGATGTATTTTCCAGCTCAGCTTTTGAGCTCACCACCAACAATTTTCTAATCTAG
- the hemE gene encoding uroporphyrinogen decarboxylase: MAAQKTILKALAGEVQDTPPIWMMRQAGRYLPEYRATRAEAGDFLSLCYNSDLATEVTLQPIRRYGFDAAILFADILLVPQALGADLWFVTGEGPRLSTITQQSEFDALKGADDIHDTLNPVYQTVRNLASSLPSETTLIGFAGAPWTVATYMIAGRGTPDQGPAHALKDENRPLFEAVMNRLTDATIVYLSAQIEAGAEVVKIFDSWAGSLKGQDFEDFAVAPTKRIIAALKAKHPSIPIIAFPREGGDGYIGFHEKTGADCVAIDNSVSPEWAAEHVQVAGCVQGNLASSHMVTGGDALVRETKAVVEAFRKGPHIFNLGHGITPDADPENVQLMIDTVREA, encoded by the coding sequence ATGGCGGCACAAAAAACCATTTTGAAAGCGCTCGCGGGCGAGGTTCAAGACACACCACCCATTTGGATGATGCGTCAGGCCGGGCGGTATTTGCCCGAGTACCGTGCCACCCGCGCTGAGGCCGGGGATTTCCTGTCGCTCTGCTATAACTCGGATCTGGCCACCGAAGTCACCCTGCAACCCATCCGCCGCTACGGGTTTGACGCCGCCATTCTCTTTGCCGACATCCTTCTGGTGCCGCAGGCTTTGGGCGCTGATCTATGGTTTGTCACGGGCGAAGGCCCGCGCCTCTCGACCATCACGCAGCAATCCGAGTTCGATGCCCTGAAAGGTGCCGACGACATCCACGACACGCTCAACCCCGTCTATCAAACCGTGCGCAACCTCGCATCCTCTCTGCCCTCCGAGACCACATTAATCGGCTTTGCCGGGGCTCCCTGGACTGTGGCCACCTACATGATCGCCGGGCGCGGCACACCGGATCAAGGCCCCGCTCATGCGCTCAAGGACGAAAACCGCCCGCTCTTTGAGGCCGTGATGAACCGGCTGACCGACGCCACAATTGTCTACCTCTCGGCACAGATCGAGGCCGGCGCAGAGGTGGTCAAAATCTTCGACAGCTGGGCCGGGTCGCTCAAAGGGCAAGACTTTGAGGATTTCGCGGTAGCCCCCACCAAACGCATCATCGCGGCACTCAAGGCCAAACATCCCTCCATCCCCATCATCGCCTTCCCCCGCGAAGGCGGCGACGGCTATATAGGTTTCCACGAAAAAACCGGTGCCGACTGCGTCGCCATCGACAACTCCGTCAGCCCCGAATGGGCCGCAGAGCATGTGCAGGTGGCGGGCTGTGTGCAGGGCAACCTGGCCTCCTCCCATATGGTCACCGGCGGAGACGCCCTTGTGCGCGAAACCAAAGCCGTGGTGGAGGCCTTCCGCAAAGGCCCACATATCTTCAACCTGGGCCACGGCATCACACCGGATGCAGATCCTGAGAATGTACAGCTGATGATCGACACAGTGCGCGAGGCGTGA
- the hemC gene encoding hydroxymethylbilane synthase, producing MTKELPTPSAPLKIGTRGSPLALAQAHETRLRLSKAFDLSEDCFEIHVIKTTGDRVLDRPLKEIGGKGLFTREIEDAMLSGEIDIAVHSMKDMPVEQPGGLVLDTYLPREDVRDAFVSPHFDGLQALPEGTKVGTSSLRRKAQVLVKFPHLEVVEFRGNVQTRLKKLEDGVAGCTFLAMAGLNRLGQSEVAKGAIAPEDMLPAVAQGAIGIERRVDDTRVADMLAAIHDGPTGQRLAAERAFLAALDGSCETPIAGLAELEGGSIRLRGEILRPDGSESLEDAATAPIEDGAALGAELAHGLLKRAGEGFFDWRA from the coding sequence ATGACAAAAGAATTGCCCACCCCGTCCGCCCCACTGAAGATTGGCACCCGTGGCTCGCCTCTGGCGCTTGCACAGGCGCATGAAACAAGGTTGCGCCTTTCCAAGGCGTTCGACCTGTCGGAAGACTGTTTTGAAATCCATGTCATCAAAACAACCGGCGACCGGGTTTTGGACCGGCCTTTGAAAGAGATTGGCGGCAAGGGATTGTTCACGCGTGAGATCGAAGATGCGATGCTGTCAGGTGAAATTGACATTGCTGTGCATTCGATGAAGGACATGCCGGTGGAACAGCCCGGTGGGCTGGTGCTTGATACGTATCTGCCGCGCGAGGATGTGCGCGATGCATTTGTCTCACCGCATTTTGACGGGCTACAGGCGTTGCCGGAGGGCACCAAGGTCGGCACGTCGAGCCTGCGCCGCAAGGCACAGGTTTTGGTCAAATTCCCCCATCTTGAGGTGGTGGAGTTTCGCGGCAATGTACAAACCCGGCTGAAAAAGCTTGAGGATGGTGTGGCGGGTTGCACCTTTTTGGCGATGGCCGGGTTGAACCGGTTGGGACAGTCAGAGGTGGCCAAGGGGGCGATTGCGCCTGAGGATATGCTGCCGGCTGTTGCGCAAGGGGCCATCGGGATTGAGCGGCGCGTGGATGACACCCGCGTGGCCGATATGCTGGCGGCCATTCATGATGGGCCGACGGGACAAAGGCTGGCGGCAGAGCGGGCGTTTCTGGCGGCTCTGGATGGGTCTTGTGAGACCCCGATTGCCGGTTTGGCAGAGCTGGAAGGTGGGTCAATCCGGTTGCGCGGAGAAATCCTGCGCCCGGATGGAAGCGAGAGCCTGGAAGATGCGGCCACCGCTCCGATTGAGGATGGCGCGGCTTTGGGGGCTGAACTTGCACATGGATTGTTGAAGCGCGCGGGCGAAGGGTTCTTTGACTGGCGCGCCTGA
- a CDS encoding SRPBCC family protein: MTGAPDPAGFGPSARVDCVIGKALPTVWEVFVPVYLPDLFPKAKGPIPPVVDVQDQTGRWDEVGQTRTVVLGDGNTAREEITYSAPSGGQTAETLAEFAYTVSGFTGPFSWLVKSAHGRWVFTAQSGETQVVWTYGFRATNLLSRSLVTLLATTFWRAYMRDGLGHFKALAERG; the protein is encoded by the coding sequence TTGACTGGCGCGCCTGATCCGGCGGGGTTCGGGCCATCGGCGCGCGTGGACTGCGTCATCGGTAAGGCATTGCCGACAGTTTGGGAGGTCTTCGTACCAGTTTACCTGCCGGACCTCTTTCCGAAAGCCAAAGGTCCTATTCCACCGGTGGTGGATGTGCAGGATCAGACCGGGCGTTGGGATGAGGTTGGTCAAACCCGGACCGTGGTTCTGGGCGATGGCAACACGGCGCGCGAAGAGATCACCTATAGCGCTCCCAGCGGGGGACAGACAGCGGAGACCCTGGCGGAGTTTGCCTATACCGTGTCAGGGTTCACCGGGCCGTTTTCCTGGCTGGTGAAATCTGCGCATGGGCGGTGGGTCTTTACGGCGCAATCCGGCGAAACGCAAGTGGTGTGGACCTATGGGTTTCGCGCGACCAATCTCCTGTCGCGCTCTCTTGTGACGCTATTGGCGACCACGTTCTGGCGGGCGTATATGCGCGATGGCTTGGGCCATTTCAAAGCTTTGGCTGAGCGCGGTTAA
- a CDS encoding alpha/beta hydrolase family esterase: MKRFIALFFALSLFPLSAHACGADADCALGDRTYRIQMPDTAGDRPAALIFAHGYKGSARGTMRNKSLAALAERLGVALVAPDAIMDDWSIPNAPGQSTSPDVDEIAYFDALKEALISKHNIDPDRIVVAGFSAGGMMVWNLLCARPDDYAGFIPIAGTFWAPEPTSCDTPTANIIHIHGTSDKIVPLAGRPIAETHQGDVNKTLAMYIANGGYSASDSPDMTSDLSCESWRNEQEATMTKCLHDGGHSFKADHIEAAWKTLVSGG, translated from the coding sequence ATGAAACGTTTTATTGCTCTGTTTTTTGCCCTGTCCCTGTTCCCGCTTTCGGCGCACGCCTGCGGTGCAGACGCCGACTGCGCCCTTGGCGACCGAACCTACCGCATTCAAATGCCAGACACCGCAGGCGACAGACCCGCCGCCTTGATCTTTGCGCATGGCTACAAAGGCTCGGCGCGAGGTACAATGCGCAACAAGTCTCTTGCGGCCCTGGCTGAACGGCTCGGCGTAGCGCTTGTCGCCCCCGATGCCATCATGGACGACTGGTCTATCCCCAACGCGCCGGGGCAAAGCACCTCACCCGATGTCGACGAAATCGCCTATTTCGATGCGCTCAAAGAAGCGCTCATCTCGAAACACAACATCGATCCCGACCGCATCGTTGTTGCAGGGTTTTCTGCTGGCGGCATGATGGTCTGGAACCTCCTCTGCGCCCGCCCGGATGACTATGCCGGGTTCATCCCCATTGCTGGCACCTTCTGGGCCCCTGAGCCGACAAGCTGCGATACGCCCACGGCCAACATCATCCATATCCATGGCACATCAGACAAGATCGTACCCCTCGCCGGTCGGCCCATCGCGGAAACCCATCAGGGCGACGTGAACAAAACCTTGGCCATGTACATCGCAAACGGCGGCTACAGCGCGTCCGACAGCCCCGATATGACCTCTGATCTGAGTTGTGAAAGCTGGCGCAATGAACAAGAAGCAACGATGACAAAATGCCTGCATGATGGTGGGCACAGCTTCAAAGCGGATCACATTGAGGCGGCGTGGAAGACCCTTGTGTCAGGGGGTTAA
- a CDS encoding ammonium transporter has translation MEEQLAELAAKVAEMEAKGNLTNTMFAETYYYLTIPLMIIIHAGFLAYEMGASRAKNALSSGVKNILAFAFVIPAFYFFGWWVYWAFPTGFSFSAGPNGISGAEYASSIALAWGESAAYMGPNTEDQIDGVFWGAFTLFAATTASIMSGAVIERIQTVGFVILAIVLGGFSWTLAAAWGWHADGWLVQNWGVHDFGAAGLVHAVAAFFALGVLIVLGPRIGKFNADGTANELPGHNMPFTAMGLMLIVVGFWGFLMACLVVGGEAWSWGSNFTTIYGTPTNLGALSFNILMGVAGGIIGAWLFTRDPFWMMSGALAGLISVASGLDIYFPSLTFIIAIGAGVMLKPAAKILEGMGIDDAVGAVTVHGTMGIYGMLMLGIFASGYPAVMDFSVPEGSTVPTVSLVGQIVGSIVFITIGLITGLASALVLKMLGMLRVPEAAEIAGLDTVKVPAQAYPEGIAVSPPASQ, from the coding sequence ATGGAAGAACAACTCGCGGAACTCGCGGCCAAGGTGGCCGAGATGGAGGCGAAGGGGAATCTGACGAACACGATGTTCGCAGAGACATATTACTATCTCACAATCCCCTTGATGATCATCATTCACGCAGGCTTCTTGGCCTATGAAATGGGCGCATCCCGCGCCAAAAACGCGCTCTCATCGGGCGTCAAAAACATTCTGGCATTCGCATTCGTGATCCCGGCCTTCTACTTCTTTGGCTGGTGGGTCTACTGGGCCTTCCCAACGGGCTTCTCATTTTCGGCAGGACCCAATGGGATTTCCGGTGCCGAATACGCCAGCTCCATCGCTTTGGCATGGGGTGAATCTGCGGCCTACATGGGCCCGAACACCGAAGATCAGATTGATGGTGTGTTCTGGGGCGCCTTCACACTCTTTGCCGCAACAACAGCTTCGATCATGTCGGGCGCTGTGATTGAGCGCATTCAAACCGTGGGCTTTGTCATTCTTGCGATCGTTCTGGGTGGGTTCAGCTGGACGCTGGCCGCGGCCTGGGGTTGGCATGCAGACGGTTGGCTGGTGCAAAACTGGGGTGTTCATGACTTCGGCGCTGCCGGTCTTGTACACGCGGTTGCGGCCTTCTTTGCCCTGGGTGTGCTGATTGTGCTTGGACCGCGCATCGGCAAATTCAACGCAGACGGCACGGCCAACGAATTGCCGGGCCACAACATGCCCTTCACGGCCATGGGCCTCATGCTCATCGTCGTGGGCTTCTGGGGCTTCCTGATGGCCTGTCTCGTGGTCGGCGGAGAAGCATGGTCGTGGGGCTCAAACTTCACCACCATCTATGGCACACCGACAAACCTCGGCGCGCTGAGCTTTAACATCCTGATGGGTGTCGCAGGCGGCATCATCGGGGCGTGGCTCTTCACCCGCGATCCATTCTGGATGATGTCCGGTGCTCTGGCGGGTCTGATCTCGGTGGCCTCTGGTCTCGACATCTACTTCCCGTCGCTGACCTTCATCATCGCGATTGGCGCAGGTGTCATGCTGAAACCCGCAGCCAAGATCCTCGAAGGCATGGGCATTGACGATGCGGTGGGCGCTGTGACGGTTCACGGCACCATGGGCATCTACGGAATGCTGATGCTGGGCATCTTCGCCTCAGGCTACCCTGCCGTCATGGACTTCTCAGTTCCAGAAGGCAGCACGGTTCCAACCGTAAGCCTCGTGGGTCAGATCGTCGGCTCAATCGTCTTCATCACGATTGGCCTGATCACTGGCTTGGCAAGCGCCTTGGTGCTGAAAATGCTTGGCATGCTGCGTGTGCCAGAAGCGGCCGAAATCGCGGGTCTCGACACGGTCAAAGTGCCGGCACAGGCCTACCCCGAAGGCATCGCGGTTTCACCGCCGGCGTCGCAATAA
- a CDS encoding FAD-binding oxidoreductase, with the protein MTQTTHPILDALRKELGAKYVLTGKHAEPFARDWTGQVYTSPLAVLRPADTKDVSQIMQLAYLHEVPVVPVSGRTGLTKGTKADGQLLLSLDRLSAIREIRPAGRIAVVEAGVILSDLHKAADMHDLIFPLTFGARGSAMIGGALSTNAGGSNVVRYGSTRGLCLGLEVVLADGRILDLMSAVHKDNSGYDLRDLMIGAEGTLGIITAAVLRLMPKPLAYASAMLACSSVSAAVDVLNTLQAQTGGAVEAFEYMPASFIEGHLERFPDARAPFEARYDVNIFVEVGALSSRDADPTPEGQIPARAHLEDVLSQMLENGQVLDAVIAQNETQRAEMWARREAAAELSRLHDPIVDNDIAVPVDRMQDLLTRIETRIHALDPDIKMLNVAHLGDGNLHFTAWPKTTDKNTHAAINLAVEEEAIALGGSFSAEHGVGLSKLPAMARHKDKVALDVMRAIKRALDPKNILNPGKVIPAPDDLP; encoded by the coding sequence ATGACGCAGACCACCCATCCGATACTGGACGCACTACGCAAAGAGCTAGGTGCCAAATACGTTTTAACGGGCAAACACGCCGAACCATTCGCGCGCGACTGGACCGGACAGGTTTACACCTCGCCACTTGCCGTCTTGCGGCCAGCAGACACAAAAGACGTTTCACAGATCATGCAGCTTGCATACTTGCATGAGGTGCCCGTGGTGCCTGTATCAGGTCGCACTGGCCTGACCAAAGGCACCAAGGCGGACGGACAATTGCTGCTGTCGCTCGACCGGCTCTCGGCGATCCGGGAAATTCGGCCCGCGGGTCGCATCGCAGTTGTCGAAGCAGGTGTAATCCTGTCAGACCTGCACAAGGCGGCAGATATGCATGACCTGATCTTTCCGCTGACCTTTGGCGCGCGCGGGTCGGCGATGATCGGCGGCGCGCTCTCCACCAACGCAGGTGGCTCGAACGTGGTCCGCTACGGAAGCACACGGGGCCTGTGCCTTGGGCTCGAAGTGGTGCTCGCCGATGGCCGCATCCTTGACCTGATGAGTGCAGTGCACAAGGATAACTCCGGCTATGACCTGCGTGACCTGATGATCGGTGCCGAGGGCACGCTTGGTATCATCACGGCAGCCGTGCTGCGCCTTATGCCCAAACCCCTGGCCTATGCATCGGCCATGCTGGCCTGCTCGTCCGTATCGGCCGCGGTGGACGTGCTCAATACGCTACAGGCGCAAACCGGCGGCGCGGTTGAGGCCTTTGAATACATGCCCGCCAGCTTCATCGAGGGGCATCTGGAACGCTTTCCCGACGCCCGCGCGCCCTTTGAGGCGCGCTATGATGTGAATATCTTTGTCGAAGTCGGCGCATTGTCTTCACGCGATGCCGACCCAACGCCAGAGGGACAGATCCCGGCCCGCGCCCATCTCGAAGACGTGCTTTCGCAGATGCTGGAAAATGGACAAGTGCTCGACGCTGTCATCGCACAGAACGAAACCCAACGCGCCGAAATGTGGGCCCGTCGGGAAGCCGCAGCCGAGTTGTCTCGTCTGCATGATCCGATTGTCGACAACGACATCGCTGTTCCTGTGGACCGCATGCAAGACCTACTCACGCGCATCGAAACGCGCATCCATGCGCTGGACCCTGACATCAAGATGCTAAACGTTGCGCATCTTGGCGATGGCAATCTGCACTTCACGGCTTGGCCCAAAACAACAGACAAAAACACACACGCCGCGATCAATCTCGCCGTGGAAGAGGAGGCCATCGCGTTAGGCGGTTCTTTCTCGGCCGAACACGGCGTGGGACTATCAAAACTCCCGGCGATGGCAAGGCACAAGGACAAGGTCGCGCTTGACGTGATGCGCGCGATTAAACGTGCTCTGGACCCCAAGAATATCCTGAATCCAGGCAAGGTCATCCCCGCCCCGGATGATCTCCCCTAG